A region from the Lentisphaera profundi genome encodes:
- a CDS encoding mannose-1-phosphate guanylyltransferase/mannose-6-phosphate isomerase, with amino-acid sequence MSLSKENNLVPVILAGGSGTRLWPLSRSMYPKQFLPLLAADESMLQLTIKRLNGLANLAEPILLCNDEHRFLAEEQLRQIACESNGLILEPVGRNTAPAIAAAAFHAMKSSEDALLLVLAADHDIKNIGAFHEAIARAVDLAQQGKLVTFGIVADEPETGYGYIQRGEALGDASYEINKFKEKPNLETAKKYLASGDYLWNSGMFVFKASVYLQELEKLRPELYEASRLAYEASEQDLNFIRLNEKLFSECPSESIDYAVMENTKNAAVVSLDAGWNDLGSWESVYKDANSDENGNAITPQTDAVCVDTKNSYINGGSRLITTLGVENLIIIDTPSALLIADRSKIDSIKLLLTELKGREELDLHSTVHRPWGSYTTVDEGERFKVKRITVKQGAKLSTQLHHHRAEHWVVVSGTAKVLIGEEEKFLHENESVYIPKGTVHYLENPGKIQLDIIEIQSGEYLGEDDIIRLNDKYGRSDK; translated from the coding sequence ATGAGTTTGTCAAAAGAAAATAATTTAGTTCCCGTCATTTTAGCAGGTGGTTCAGGAACGCGTCTGTGGCCATTATCTAGATCTATGTATCCCAAGCAATTTTTACCATTGTTAGCGGCAGATGAGAGTATGCTCCAATTAACCATCAAACGGCTAAATGGCTTGGCGAATTTAGCGGAACCCATTTTACTGTGCAATGATGAGCACCGTTTCTTGGCCGAAGAGCAGTTACGTCAAATAGCTTGCGAGTCAAATGGATTAATACTAGAGCCAGTAGGTCGCAATACAGCACCTGCCATCGCCGCCGCGGCTTTTCATGCAATGAAATCCTCTGAGGATGCCTTATTATTGGTTTTAGCAGCAGATCATGATATCAAAAATATTGGGGCCTTTCACGAAGCGATTGCTAGAGCCGTAGATTTAGCTCAGCAAGGTAAACTTGTGACTTTTGGGATAGTGGCAGATGAGCCAGAGACGGGCTATGGCTATATTCAGCGTGGCGAAGCTTTGGGTGATGCGAGTTATGAAATTAATAAATTTAAAGAAAAACCGAATCTTGAAACGGCGAAAAAATATTTAGCGAGTGGTGATTACCTTTGGAATAGCGGCATGTTTGTTTTTAAAGCGTCAGTGTATTTACAAGAACTCGAAAAACTTCGACCTGAACTTTATGAAGCAAGTCGCTTAGCTTATGAAGCTTCGGAGCAGGATTTGAATTTTATTCGTCTCAATGAAAAACTCTTTAGTGAATGTCCATCAGAATCAATTGATTATGCAGTGATGGAGAATACAAAAAATGCAGCGGTTGTCAGTTTGGACGCGGGTTGGAATGATCTTGGTTCTTGGGAGTCAGTTTATAAAGATGCAAATTCGGATGAGAATGGCAATGCCATTACACCTCAGACGGATGCAGTTTGTGTTGACACGAAAAATTCCTACATTAATGGCGGCTCACGATTAATTACCACTTTAGGCGTGGAGAATCTGATTATCATCGATACTCCCAGTGCTTTATTAATTGCGGATCGTTCAAAAATTGACTCAATTAAGTTGCTACTGACTGAACTTAAAGGTCGTGAAGAACTAGATCTGCATAGTACAGTTCATCGTCCTTGGGGTTCTTATACAACCGTGGACGAGGGTGAGCGTTTTAAAGTAAAAAGAATTACCGTAAAGCAAGGTGCCAAGCTCTCAACCCAACTACATCATCATCGTGCAGAGCATTGGGTAGTGGTTTCAGGGACGGCAAAAGTGCTTATTGGAGAAGAAGAAAAATTTCTTCATGAAAATGAATCTGTTTATATTCCCAAGGGCACAGTTCATTACTTAGAAAACCCCGGTAAAATACAATTGGATATCATTGAAATCCAATCCGGCGAATATCTAGGTGAAGATGATATCATTCGTCTCAATGATAAGTACGGACGTTCAGATAAGTAG
- a CDS encoding type II toxin-antitoxin system HipA family toxin, with product MFYEIYKFDNSLQKYESIAKFEKNDRGIFLEYDMDYVFKHIDNEAEARVSLGLDCSFEFFTYKDWPAFILDLMPSGNGKRFLLEKYGRGDDDFLIQVGAWNPIGNLRVTGELTTEFIKNISGQDFVSFTEDEIIQKNENFLAHAKACGVQIDGATDVQGDAPKFLVAKDSENHFYVDSGLLPSKLIQEHFIVKFPRGKTKADLEVLKNEAAYYEVARNLALNTGKPLIYKDGALFIPRFDRQVKDGKRYCYGLESLYSTAQITQRGQISDNFLFCELIAKYSTSPEQDIIEFLKRDLLNVLLGNPDNHGRNSAMLKKEKTIRLSPLYDFAPMFHDPNDIFMRRSIWFKHEQGSQPHWREIVAELGQYGDHIYEDFCLFIKKLKDLEQILRACDVDEFIIKKRLPVIKREMKKLEAL from the coding sequence ATGTTTTATGAGATCTACAAATTTGATAATTCTTTACAGAAATATGAGAGCATAGCGAAGTTCGAAAAAAATGATCGTGGGATTTTTTTGGAATATGATATGGACTATGTCTTTAAGCATATTGATAACGAAGCAGAAGCGCGAGTCAGTCTCGGCTTAGATTGTAGCTTTGAATTCTTCACTTATAAAGATTGGCCCGCCTTTATTTTAGATTTAATGCCTTCAGGCAATGGCAAGCGTTTTTTGCTTGAGAAATACGGGCGCGGAGATGATGACTTTCTTATACAAGTGGGTGCATGGAATCCCATTGGCAACCTACGAGTGACGGGAGAGTTGACCACAGAGTTTATCAAAAATATTTCCGGACAAGATTTTGTTTCTTTTACGGAAGATGAAATCATCCAGAAAAATGAAAACTTTCTTGCTCATGCCAAGGCTTGTGGAGTGCAGATTGATGGCGCCACGGATGTGCAAGGGGATGCACCTAAGTTTTTAGTTGCCAAGGATAGCGAAAATCACTTCTATGTTGATTCAGGCTTGCTGCCAAGTAAGCTCATTCAGGAGCATTTCATTGTTAAATTTCCGAGGGGTAAAACAAAAGCTGATCTTGAGGTCTTGAAAAATGAAGCCGCATATTACGAGGTGGCGCGTAACTTAGCTTTGAATACGGGCAAGCCGCTTATTTATAAAGATGGGGCACTCTTTATACCGCGCTTTGATCGTCAAGTAAAAGATGGGAAGCGCTATTGTTATGGCTTGGAATCTTTGTACTCTACTGCGCAAATTACTCAACGTGGGCAAATATCTGATAATTTCCTCTTTTGTGAATTGATTGCTAAGTATTCCACATCACCTGAGCAAGATATTATTGAGTTTTTGAAACGAGATCTGCTGAATGTTTTATTGGGCAATCCCGATAATCATGGCAGGAATTCAGCTATGCTGAAAAAAGAAAAAACGATTCGACTTTCGCCTCTCTATGATTTTGCCCCGATGTTTCACGATCCTAATGATATTTTTATGCGCCGTTCCATTTGGTTTAAGCATGAACAAGGAAGTCAGCCTCATTGGCGTGAAATTGTAGCTGAGCTTGGGCAGTACGGTGACCATATCTATGAGGACTTTTGTCTCTTTATTAAAAAACTGAAAGATTTAGAGCAGATTCTCAGGGCTTGTGATGTGGATGAATTCATTATCAAAAAGCGCTTGCCAGTGATAAAGCGAGAAATGAAAAAACTGGAGGCACTGTGA
- a CDS encoding ferredoxin encodes MANIDAKHAESVTGAFYCTDADDDNGEGCIACGLCYGAAPEFFQEDDAGNAYVFKQPESDDEIALCQEQLEDCPVDSIGNDA; translated from the coding sequence ATGGCTAATATTGACGCAAAACACGCTGAGAGTGTTACCGGCGCTTTTTATTGCACCGATGCTGACGACGATAACGGCGAAGGCTGCATCGCTTGTGGTCTCTGCTACGGAGCTGCACCAGAATTTTTCCAAGAAGATGATGCAGGCAATGCCTACGTTTTCAAACAACCTGAATCTGACGACGAAATCGCGCTCTGCCAAGAGCAGCTAGAAGATTGCCCTGTTGATTCAATTGGTAATGACGCTTAG
- a CDS encoding helix-turn-helix domain-containing protein: MNLAKDRKAIIQQLEEDLLNNQCEIGEAIKTMRKSIGLNQNEFAKLFGLTVNSLSLLENDKSNPTLKTLNKIGSKFGFKINFVAK; encoded by the coding sequence GTGAATTTAGCGAAGGATAGGAAGGCGATTATTCAGCAACTTGAAGAAGATTTGTTAAATAATCAATGCGAAATAGGGGAGGCAATCAAAACTATGCGCAAGAGTATAGGCCTCAATCAAAATGAATTCGCCAAACTCTTTGGGCTCACCGTGAATTCCTTAAGTCTATTAGAGAATGATAAATCCAATCCCACGCTCAAGACACTCAATAAAATTGGCTCAAAGTTTGGCTTTAAAATTAATTTTGTGGCAAAATGA